A stretch of Acidovorax sp. RAC01 DNA encodes these proteins:
- a CDS encoding acyl-CoA synthetase, whose product MTSMYDQNLPRNAANHAPLSPLGFIERTAEVYPDRLAIVHGSLRQTWAQTYTRCRQLASALQRAGIGKNDTVAVMLPNTPPMVEAHFGVPMAGAVLNALNTRLDPEAIAFMLDHGEAKAVIVDPEFSGTMAKALALRQSTAPIFIVQVHDDLYGPPAQALDATAYEDFVASGDAQFAWELPADEWDAIALNYTSGTTGNPKGVVYHHRGAASNAISNVLEWDMPKHAVYLWTLPMFHCNGWCFPWTVAARAGVNVCLRRVDAQAIFDAIRHHGVTHYCGAPIVHGLLVNAPTAMKEGVPAGVKAMVAGAAPPASMIEGMEKMGFDLTHVYGLTEVYGPATVCAKHEAWDALDIGERARLNARQGVRYHLERDVRVLDPETMQPVPQDGETMGEIMFKGNIAMKGYLKNPKATEEAFAGGWFHSGDLAVQYPDGYIKIKDRSKDIIISGGENISSIEVEDVLYRHPDVLAAAVVAKADARWGETPCAFVELKAGAQTTPEDIVAHCKKHLAGFKVPRAVVFGELPKTSTGKIQKFELRKQAGSAAAIDV is encoded by the coding sequence ATGACCTCCATGTACGACCAGAACCTGCCCCGCAACGCGGCCAACCATGCGCCGCTGTCGCCATTAGGCTTCATCGAACGCACGGCCGAGGTCTACCCCGACCGCCTGGCCATCGTGCACGGCAGCCTGCGCCAGACCTGGGCGCAGACGTACACCCGCTGCCGCCAGCTGGCCAGCGCCCTGCAGCGCGCCGGCATCGGCAAGAACGACACCGTGGCCGTGATGCTGCCCAACACCCCGCCCATGGTCGAGGCGCATTTCGGCGTGCCCATGGCGGGCGCGGTGCTCAATGCGCTGAACACCCGGCTGGACCCTGAAGCCATCGCTTTCATGCTCGACCACGGCGAGGCCAAGGCCGTGATCGTGGACCCGGAGTTCAGCGGCACCATGGCCAAGGCACTGGCGCTGCGCCAGTCCACCGCGCCGATCTTCATCGTGCAGGTGCACGACGACCTGTACGGCCCGCCCGCGCAGGCGCTGGACGCCACCGCGTACGAGGATTTCGTGGCCAGCGGCGACGCGCAATTTGCCTGGGAGCTGCCGGCCGATGAGTGGGACGCCATTGCCCTGAACTACACCAGCGGCACCACCGGCAACCCCAAGGGCGTGGTTTACCACCACCGCGGTGCGGCCAGCAACGCCATCAGCAACGTGCTGGAGTGGGACATGCCCAAGCACGCCGTGTATTTGTGGACGCTACCGATGTTCCACTGCAACGGCTGGTGCTTTCCGTGGACGGTGGCGGCCCGTGCTGGCGTCAACGTGTGCCTGCGGCGCGTGGACGCGCAGGCCATCTTCGACGCCATCCGCCACCACGGCGTTACGCACTACTGCGGCGCGCCCATCGTGCATGGGCTGCTGGTCAATGCACCGACCGCCATGAAAGAGGGCGTGCCCGCGGGCGTGAAGGCCATGGTGGCAGGCGCCGCGCCACCCGCGTCCATGATCGAAGGCATGGAAAAAATGGGGTTCGACCTGACCCATGTGTACGGCCTGACCGAGGTGTACGGCCCCGCCACCGTGTGCGCCAAACACGAGGCGTGGGATGCGCTCGACATTGGCGAGCGCGCCCGCCTTAACGCCCGCCAGGGCGTGCGTTACCACCTGGAGCGCGACGTGCGCGTGCTCGACCCCGAAACCATGCAGCCCGTGCCGCAAGACGGCGAAACCATGGGCGAGATCATGTTCAAGGGCAACATCGCCATGAAGGGGTACCTGAAGAACCCCAAGGCCACCGAAGAAGCTTTTGCGGGCGGCTGGTTCCACAGCGGTGACCTGGCCGTGCAGTACCCCGACGGCTACATCAAGATCAAGGACCGCAGCAAGGACATCATCATCTCGGGCGGCGAGAACATCTCGTCCATCGAGGTGGAAGACGTGCTGTACCGCCACCCCGACGTGCTGGCCGCCGCCGTGGTGGCCAAGGCCGATGCCAGGTGGGGCGAGACACCGTGCGCGTTTGTGGAGCTGAAAGCGGGTGCGCAGACCACCCCCGAAGACATCGTGGCGCACTGCAAGAAGCACCTGGCCGGCTTCAAGGTGCCGCGCGCCGTGGTGTTTGGCGAGCTGCCCAAGACCAGCACCGGCAAGATCCAGAAGTTCGAGCTGCGCAAGCAGGCGGGGTCGGCTGCGGCGATTGATGTGTGA
- a CDS encoding AraC family transcriptional regulator produces the protein MARLTESAAPPSLIVTPAADPTTGDATAASFDRLSSLLERFRVRAHLFHSGPLCGVTHFAAAPGRGFLHVLRRGEMVVTHQPHAGPPERLEVCEPSLLFYPRPLEHYFHNAPAEGSDFTCAALDFEGGASHPLARALPSIVVLPLAAVDGLQQSLDLLFAETDRLRCGHRVLADRLFEVVLLQLLRWLLDHPQQAQMPPGLLTGLADPQLARALTALHDAPAEHWSLAQMAATAGMSRSAFAARFKAAVGETPADYLAHWRLTLAQAHLRTGRSLKSIAGELGYANPSALSRVFAQKLGMPVRAWLAAQDLRP, from the coding sequence ATGGCCCGACTGACCGAATCCGCTGCGCCGCCCTCCTTGATCGTCACCCCCGCGGCAGACCCGACAACCGGCGATGCCACGGCTGCCAGCTTCGACCGGTTGTCGTCGCTGCTCGAGCGGTTTCGGGTGCGCGCCCATCTGTTCCACAGCGGGCCGCTGTGCGGGGTCACGCACTTTGCGGCGGCGCCCGGCCGGGGCTTTTTGCATGTGCTGCGGCGTGGCGAGATGGTGGTCACGCACCAGCCGCACGCCGGGCCGCCCGAGCGGCTGGAGGTATGCGAGCCCAGCCTGCTGTTCTACCCCCGCCCGCTGGAGCACTACTTTCACAACGCGCCGGCCGAGGGCTCCGACTTCACCTGCGCGGCGCTGGACTTTGAAGGCGGCGCCAGCCACCCGCTGGCACGCGCGCTGCCGTCCATCGTGGTGCTGCCGCTCGCTGCAGTCGATGGCCTGCAGCAGTCGCTGGACCTGCTGTTTGCCGAGACCGACCGACTGCGGTGCGGCCACCGCGTGCTGGCCGACCGGCTGTTTGAAGTGGTGCTGCTGCAGCTGCTGCGCTGGCTGCTGGACCACCCGCAACAGGCACAAATGCCGCCGGGCCTGCTCACCGGCCTGGCCGACCCGCAACTGGCCCGCGCCCTCACGGCGCTGCACGACGCACCGGCCGAGCACTGGAGCCTGGCGCAGATGGCGGCCACGGCGGGCATGTCGCGCAGCGCGTTCGCCGCGCGCTTCAAGGCAGCTGTGGGCGAAACCCCCGCCGACTACCTGGCGCACTGGCGGCTGACGCTGGCACAGGCGCACCTGCGCACGGGGCGCTCGCTCAAGTCGATTGCGGGAGAGCTGGGCTACGCCAATCCGTCAGCGCTGTCGCGCGTGTTTGCGCAGAAGCTGGGGATGCCGGTGCGGGCATGGCTGGCGGCGCAGGACCTGCGCCCGTGA
- a CDS encoding carboxymuconolactone decarboxylase family protein — protein MSHSNTPRVALVDRTAATGTARALLDQIHGAFGTTPHMFRAVANSPAALQSMWSAFGALGGGVIGAALGEQIAVAVANRNACDYCLAAHTALGRKAGVSGEALAAAQLGESSDPRTAAVLGFALKLVEARGQVSTGDVQALRAQGFTDEHIVEIVAHVALNLFTNYVNVALAVPVDFPGVALRAVR, from the coding sequence ATGTCCCACAGCAACACTCCCCGCGTCGCCCTCGTAGACCGCACCGCTGCCACCGGCACGGCGCGCGCGCTGCTCGACCAGATCCACGGCGCCTTCGGCACCACGCCCCACATGTTCCGCGCAGTGGCCAACTCGCCCGCCGCACTGCAAAGCATGTGGAGCGCCTTTGGCGCGCTGGGCGGCGGCGTGATCGGCGCCGCACTGGGCGAGCAGATCGCCGTGGCCGTGGCCAACCGCAATGCGTGTGACTACTGCCTGGCGGCGCACACCGCGCTCGGCCGCAAGGCCGGCGTGAGCGGCGAAGCCCTGGCAGCGGCGCAGCTGGGAGAGTCATCAGACCCGCGCACCGCCGCCGTGCTGGGCTTTGCCCTGAAGCTGGTGGAGGCGCGCGGCCAGGTGAGCACGGGCGACGTGCAGGCACTGCGCGCACAGGGCTTCACCGACGAGCACATCGTCGAGATCGTGGCGCATGTGGCGCTGAACCTGTTTACCAACTACGTGAACGTGGCGCTGGCGGTGCCGGTCGATTTCCCTGGTGTGGCGCTGCGGGCTGTGCGCTGA